The following nucleotide sequence is from Trifolium pratense cultivar HEN17-A07 linkage group LG2, ARS_RC_1.1, whole genome shotgun sequence.
ttacaccgacgatgcataacaattaaactctattttatatattaactGATAACGATTTGGTTTTTTCTAAAGATTTTTCCCGGTCGCACGCACCCCAACAATATTCGATTACACTTAAATTtaatcaaaaataattaaaatacaaaaattgactTTCTTCATATAAATTTATCCAAAACCTTTTTTCAGCTCTCATCATAAATATTTTCCTCCTCCTCTCACAATTCACAAacaaccttaatttttttttcgataattaaaaatttattaatacgatctaataaaaaataactgTAAAAGATAAAATTCATCCTCCCTCACACCTacaaacaaaacatcaaaatcCCCAAGAGAACACCCGGAAAAAAAACTCCTAACAAAATGACCAaaagacacttaaaaaaatcccaaaaaacaAAATCGCCACTACACCTTAGAAGGAGAGCAAGCAACACctgaaaatttcaaataaataaaagatcaaAGAACAATTATTTGAACCCGAATTCACTACCGTGAACTATCCACCAGAGGAGGTGCAGCTAAATCCTAAGCtgtccattttaaaaaaataaaaacaaaattgcaaGAGTAATAAAATCAAGGGAAGAGATTGCACCGCAGGTAAAAGTGCTTGAGaggattttttttctccaattatttataatgttttggGGGAGTTCTTTTCCTTGTGCTTCGTTGGAGTTTAGATAGATTTTGAAGAACTTTATCCTCCAGTTTTTCGTAAAGGCCTAACTGCTTACTTATCTCCCAAGTTTTCCTTCCTTCTTGGAGGTCCTCTTCAGAGTTCTCTCGAGAATTTAAGTTATCTAAATTGTGCCCTTTTTTCATATTTGAATCTTTTTCAAAACTATCTCCAATTGAACCATCACAGAGGCTTACTGGAGAACTACCCTTATCCGCATAAAAAGTGTGATTTGGTGAAGTTGGGCCAAAAGAATTGACCAGATGAACCACCAGAAATTTGAGCCCATTGATTGACTATCTCATTTTCCTGGCCCAAACTATGAATTTCTACGGATTCTTTTCCTTTGACTATGAACTGAAGGTGGGCTCAGTTCATGTATGCGTTAAAGTTATAATTTTACGAATATACAATAGCtaaacatattaataaaaaaattattttaaaatttgtgcacTTAATAtctttaaaatgtaaaaaattatttttttaacattaattttatctttaatttttttttttaagtatgttTAACAAGTATTTCAAAGACACTGTTTAACATAAcccaataaataataatacagATTTTCTTACGGAGTTCAAAGTTGAAATCGTTCGCTTTTAATGAACATGTACATTTAGTTTTAACTTTTGCTCTCTCTTTTCACACTCACATAATCACAATCATACGAGATTGCTTGAAAATCACAATTATGTtgtcaaaatcatttttctactagtaaTCTTATTCAAAATGTgtcaaacactaaaatatgtgTTATAGATTAAACTTTTGTACCGAACCTATCCCAATGTTACAACCTCACAATGTATACATTAGCACCGACCTCCACCTCAAGCTTATATTTAATTGGACGTCATAACTTTTTTTGCACATATTCCCTTCTTTTTTATTGTCAGACATCTCTCTCTTGCTCAAACTCTAACCTCCAACTCGTAGCAATCCTTTCATTGATCCACTACTTTAAGTTATCTACCCTCTCAACTCCCTTGATACACCTGCAATATTTTCTATAAGTGCAATAGAATAGTTTTtttctgaaagaaaaaattttaatacattttttactTGGAAAAAAGAAACTTGAAATTAAAACAGTGCAAGAACACATAAAACAAAGACAAGGACCACCGGCCACATGGTAGGTTTAATTATCAAACGAAGTAGCCTACCTTATTGTAAGGTTGAAAAGGATGGGCAGATGGATCCAAATATTTctataaacaaaaaatctcTGCAATCCATTCCTCTCTGATCTCCCACATGACAATTGCTATTTCGATACAACAAGTTATTCTCCAATCCCAATTCCTCACTCAGTTTTAGGATATGGAGGAAAGACCATACTACTAAATTGAGAGTAATTAATTATAGCAAGAGGAGGAGACCAACCCCTAACACATTCTTTTTCACTAAATTTGTTTAGTCCCACTCCCCACTTCCCAAATCTAAACATGGATatttatcaacaacaacaaaaaatctaaACATGGGTGGAGTATCATCCTCCGTCTGTAGAGTCCTTGGTCATGTCCATGGATAAATAAAATACTAACTTTGTACTTAATTATAATACCGAAGTCACATATATTttcatggaaaaaaaaaatcaacatggCCTAACTCTAATGTAGGTTAGGCCATAAACTTATGTTGGTCGATCTGACTTATTCTAATTATTATGAGGGACGGATCCACATTGTGGTGAGGGATTTTAATTGAACCGTTGAATTTACAAAAAttcacatatattattatataatatgtaTTCAATATTTTGAATTCTCTAGCTTCTTTGTTTGGACCATTAACTCATCAAAAAAGACTAAATCAATTTCAATTCACCATTTTTCAAATTATCTCATGACTTAAATTGAGAGATGCGATCGACAACAATAATAATCAGTTGATGATTATTCActgtttcaaaaaataaaatcacatatAAAGGACAATTATAGAGTATACTGTATTGTGTATTTGTTTAATCCAACGTAAAATTGAATATACTAcgtaatatttttatattattattataattttttattaaaatttaaaaatttgaatgtCAGACTCAACCTAGCAACACCATTGATTATATATGGATAATATATAGATCAGATTTggattttgaagtttttgaacAAATCTAACCAACCTAGTATTTCGGTAAAAATTgtaagtgttttatttttttgtttacaatagaGTTGATCATCGAATTCATGATCTCTAGCATACTATCCAAAGTACAGTTttgttttaaagtttttttttatttttttattaattttacatGGTTTTTTTAGTACAGTTTTTAGTACATGTATTTATTACTGTATATATTGGTGAATGACCTTGAAGTGTTGTGTTGACCTATATTCATATATCTTAACATTGGTAGGGTTCCTCTATAGTGCGATTGTAAATAGACTAATAATggagatgttttctctccccaccccccatgaatcttttatcccccctgagtttccaattttgcccttgaaaaaacttcggttcgtagaaaccgaagttttttttttgccttgaaaacaaatttcggtttctaaaaaccgaaatttactctgaatttgcactagaaaaaattcggtttctgcgaaccgaatttttcacaagggcaaaattggaatattggggggtataaaagaaacacggggggcccgaagagaaaacatcaataaTGGATTTGAAAATAACTTTGAATGGACCACACGTCCATAGGACACGAGTGCTACACGACAAAAGTGAGCCCACATGAGATGGTTTGGACTGGTAGACACGTGAAGGGAGTATGGGCTTGGGCCCACGTGTTAGCCCATTTGATAATGACAGCGCGTGAGTGAATAAAACAATCGACATCTTTTTCGCATTACGTGTTCATTCATTTGCATAAAGATAAACACCAACAATATTGCTATCCATATCAGTTTTTCTGTTGTCTTCAACTGAATGAAATAATACAAGACAGTTTGGTTGAGGAAATAATAGACAGTTTTGTTGTTTTGATGCTTACAATTGAATGTGAGACACAATGGTATAACTAACATTTTCATCTCCAATAGGTCAAATGTTTGctataaaaaagttatttatctatttataaATGATTAGGTCTAAGTCTAATTAGGTCTAAGTCTAATCATCTAAGAAAATAGATCACTATGGAATATGCTATAGGGATACCCTAGAGGCACACCCAAGCAACGTTAGAAAAACAATATTCAAAGTCATATAACGATTGTCTAACTCAATATTTAGGTTAAGTTACACATTCTTTAATCTCTAAATTCTCACACTCTAATATCGCCCAAGTGTTTATAGGTATACTATCTTTCTAGAGAATGTCTTCATTTAAATTACCGTCTCATAAGTCGTTGATACAAATCAACTATAAATCAAATGGTATAATTAACCTTATTTTATGCTCTTAACCTCCACGACTACTTGTATGGAAGGGATGAATTCCCTCGTACTTTTAATTTTCATACCACCTTATATATTGATGGGAAGTTTGGGGAGTTAAAGAGAAATTATTGACTAATGATCTAGGATCATTAAGAGATTGTGACGTCACATCTCCAtctacaattttaaaaaattagtaatatagATCAcgtctcttatatatatatatatatatatatatatatatatatatatatatatatatatatatatatatatatatatgagtagtgttatataaacacaaaaagaTCGGACAAAAATACGATACAACCTTTTTTCACTCACTTCACAATTATCGAGAtgtgcaaaaaatattaaaaaaagcataaagtgaaactttgttgtatttttgttagaaTATTGTGTTGAGATAACATTTTTCACCTCTCTTATGTATCCAACGTTAAACTTTTTTATAGTTGACATAGGACTACAATTTACTCTTAAATACAAACACCTCATTCATCTAATCTAGCACAATAAATTATATATCTTGGGGAGTACAACCAACACACTCTTTCATTCAAGTGTAGTACTTTTGCcttgtttttttaaatgaacCGGATATCATTTGTGCATAATTATATAGACAAATACCTCGAATTGGGTATGACCGTAAAGAGTTAAGAAAATAAgataataaatagaaaataatttcataattatcTTTCATAAATTAGTAGACTCGGACCTTGGTTCACCATGTTGCATGAGTCTAAGATAATAAATGAAAGTTTGAGTCTCAGTTGGGAGAATGTATTAGTGTCTTTTATTCAAATGATATTACATGTGGTATATGGAATCTTTAGAGAAAAGAAAGATATCTTATTCGTACTTTTGTTAATATTGATAACTATGTTTATTATTGATAACAAAAGAATCCAATAAAATatctaatatttttcttttaggtCAAGTAAGATATTGACTAGAATTTTACCTTTAAACTTAAAGTCAATAGATAgtgtttgaagtttgaactccAATTTCTTGTATAAAATATAATGATTCTACTAACTGAACTAAACCTCATAGACATCCAATAAGATATTTAATCGGTAAAACTGTGTcatcataatttaattttaattttttttaaaggaaaaaaacttatataaaaGAGAAACTAATCAGGAATTACAAGACCTTTATCTTTTTGGATAAAAGGCCAAATACACATGAGTACACAATTGctaattgatttaatttgttcAACGAGAGTTAAATCATGACTAATAGTTAAATAAGtaactaaaagaataaaaactAGTTGAACTGACTAAGATGAAATAGAGTTTCACcgattcaattcaattcaattcaaattgGTTGAGTTACTATGGtttaaacaaaattgaatcAATTGGACGAATAGACTGATTTCTAATGCAATTGATTGAACCAACTCATTGATTCAATTGCGCAAATAGACTGATTTCTAATGAGGGGAGGAAGTATATAATACTACTAGCAATAATTTACGCTGACACACACAAGAGGTTGACTCAAAGTTAATATATATCCTTTGAACACAAATGAGAACACGGATACAGATACAGCTGGGAAATAGAAAGTGACACCCTATCCAATAAGAATGGGGAAAGAGATCCGTGATCCCATTAGAAAACGACACTTCTTTTTTACTCAAAATGAACTTCTAAACAGTGAAAATGAGTTTACAGTACAGATTCTAATTCTACACCAGATTAATACTATCAACCAAAAAGTCCCATAaagtttttcttctttaatcTTAAAAGGTAAAAGTAGTAACAACGCCTTTTTTTTACTCCAGacaaatcttcatcatcatcatcatcatcatcatctgcaTCTTCCATGTTCCATGTTCCATATTCCATATTCCATATTCCAtcctaataaatataaatagtaaTCAACGGTTCCCACATAATCACTAATCATTAATTagtactactattattattctAAACACATGCCAACGATACTATACGAGAAATTCATACTATATATACTATAGTATACTCCTCTGTTTATGTTGTTTGCTAAAACGTGGGAACGACGCCGTACTGAGAGTCCATTAAAAGTGAACCAGGAACTGTAAGAGGATCGGTCGGATTATAGAAACGGTCTACATCCGAGTCAATTTCGGTTCGTTTAGCGAACCGGCCTTTAATTCTGGGCCGGGTTTCTGCATAAGCTTTTCGCGAAGCGTAACGAATAGTTTTCTCGAATTTACGgttctttctcttctctctgtACCTAAGAACTCTTGCTTCACGATCCATTCCACACAATTGAGTTGCTCCTTGCACCCCTTGGTTACTATTCACACCTCCTGAAACTATTCCACTTGATTCTGAACCACCACCGAAAGTGTATGATAACTCCGACACGGTGTTTCCGTCCGGTACCACTCCAACGTcaagtgaagaagatgaaaccTGCTAATGTAAAATCAAATCATTATTAATCacacttaatcaattaattaatcaattattaaTTACTCAATTAAACAGTACTTACGCTATGGCTAATAGAATGTGATGGATAATTAAACGAAGATAGCTTCGATCTACAAAAATCGATGTCGAAGCAACCTTCTGAGTTATGATTCATAATCGGCACCGGAATAGGTTTAGTTTGAACCGGAACAACGCTATCATTTAAACCGTTGCTACAGTTATTGTTCTGGAAGTTGTTTGAGTAATCAAAATCAAGAAACGGATCCATATCGGAGAAAAACATCTCTCTAGTTTTGATATCTGGGGTTTCAGCAAGTTTAGATCCAAAATTAGGATTCGGAATTAGCCACGCGGCGGCTGTTTCAACATCATCTTGACCGTAACCGTCATCAGTAGGAACAACGAAATTGAACGAAGCGGCAGCAGCAGCAGCGGCGGTGGAAGATTTGACAACAGATTCAGCAGAGTCGTAGAAAGGTTCAACAGGAACACGCTCGTGGCGACGAGCGAGTGGATTTGCAGAGTGGATATCAGAATCGCACGTGACGCAAAGAGCAGCAGCGTCAGCTTTGCACGTGACGGAAGCTGGTGCTTGTTCGCACACTTCACACATCCAGACACGTTCGTGGCGCGAAGAGAGTTTGTTAGCGGAATGAATTCTGGAATCACAGTTGATGCATAGAAACGCGGAATCTGAACGGCAAAAAAGCGCGGCAGAAGTGATTTTGCAAGAATCGCATAGCTTAGGTGGCACACTCCAGTTGCTGGTTCGAAAACTCTTTAGTCCCATGCTAATGCTATGTTCCCTCAAATGACTTATTTTAAGTTAGAAACGCGCTTCTGGAGTTAAGAGATTATTTAGAAGAGAGTTGAGTTGAGTTGGGTGAGTTTTGATTGATTTCTTTGGGTGCGGTTTTTCTAATATCTATAGTCAAGTGACTGGTCATAGAAAGGAAATCTAGGTGATGACGAATGAAAGGGTGACACGTGGGTGAGTATTGGCCAAGTAAATGGGTTCGCTCAAAACAACAAAGTATTAAAATGTTTGAGATATCTATTAGGGAGTAGTAGTTGTCATCGTGTTTTGTCTGTGCCGACGTGGGACCTCCACGGACATTAGATGCAATCAagctttcttttttattttattttataaaaaagatatgggaagtaataataaagtaaacaaaaagGACACGAGTATCAAGTGAGTAAAAGAAGATTAAAGAGGGcaatattttagttttagttttaggGCATGTTTGATGTCATATTGAGATTGACTAAATTATGGTGGTTCACTTTAATTATGTCAAAAACTTGCTATAAATTAAACATAGAATTAACGGTATATTTGGatttggatatatatatatatatatatatatatatatatatatatatatatatatatatatatatatttcaaaaaaaaaattgcagttTCAAAACAGTTATCATATGGTGAGAAATTTAGATATTTTATTAGAAGTTTTCCGTGCGATACTCAACACatttgtaaataaaattaaaaaaaaaacaacaatcatACGATGATTTTATGTGATTGAAGTTACAAAAATCCACGGTCCTTCAAGCATGAAGCTGACGAAGACACAAAGATGAGATTCTTATAGGAGACTTGTAATCCATTCGAAGGAGTTTAATTGAACTCCATaaacttagaaaaaaaatacaaacatatCCCCTAAATATTTTGCatttttgaaaccctaatttttttaacaatcacCACCAATCCAAAGAGTATAAGAATTCAAAAGTTTGAGCTGCTCAGTTTAGGGTCTTGGATGCTTAAGATATACGATCCAAATACATAAACTCGAAGTTCAATAGGCTAGCGGCTAGCCTAGTCCAATTTTCATATAGGTTAGTCAAGGGGAAAAAATCCGATTGTATTTAGCTAATTTTTTTGAGATATAATCCATCTAAAATTGTTGGTTAATAAGTCGACGCATCTCaatttgattatattaaaaaatcataCCTATTTTCCATGTTGAAAGAATGTGTATAATTTTCGGTTCAATAAATTAAGTTAAATAAACAGTAAAATGTTTTTCGTTACTGTTTTGGACTGGGTCTTGAGCCCAGTAGCAGAAGAAAATTCATGGATCAACAGCATAAGTCCAAGTAGCGAACAACCAATGATTCCAATCTCTCATGCACCAACGGTCACAGCGTTCAACGTGTTGTAACAGCCGTTCATCAGATTCTGATGAACATTAACTGCTCATCAAGGTTTCTCAGCCGTTTTctggcagccacttgatggtcATTAATaccatcaagggccttggcccagCGCTGAGACTATATATACGCATCTCATTGTCATTTGCAAGGTACCTATCATTTAACACAAAAAACCTTCACTCCACACTTAattgacttgagcgtcggagtgttTGCAAGTACATAACCTCCCTCCACTTCAATAAGGGCTTACACGAGCAAACGCTAGCGCGATCGTCCTAGGTAAGATCAGTTACATACCTAAAAATAATTgacatttttcttcactttttcTAATGAAACATTTCCTTCTGTCAATCATATACCTAAGGAGACAAGATTGAGAAGAGGCGACACGCTCAAGCTGGCACTAAGAGCTAACAACTAGCTCACATGGGATTGATAaaatcaacaataataataatattataacaaattcaaattttgcttctcaataattaaaattaggAAAATTGTTAGGCAACTGTAACTTTAATTGAATATCGGTATTTTataactaaattaaattaaaatctacattataaaatataaaaaatattttagaaataacaatattaaataattcttttttatagTATTAAAATGGGATAGATCATAGAGTATGGaagttgtttgaaaaaaaaGGCACGTTTAGTAGGGAAATGGGAAATAGTGGGGGTCTCTATTTATGACTGGATGAAGGGCCCTATAAGGAAAAGTCAAACGATGCAAAGATATAGGAAATGATCTGCTTGGGATTGTGGGGATGGATGGAGGGaccatttatatttatattttatcttcATTGCCTAATTGGGAGAGAAAAATCGAAGGAGCAAGTAGCCATTTGGCCATGTTAAGATGTCGAATTAATAGCACTGGTTTATCATTTGTAAAGTTCATACACTCattgtatttatttatagttACCGCGGATAATTTACAGAGtatatgtgtgtgtatataaTTAAGGTAAAATTATTTGGTGACAATTTATTCTTCCATGAACTTATAATACAATGActtgtttgataaagaaaaggtaatggataaaaaaaatagtatgatTTGTTATATATTTGTCATAGAGGAGGAAGGGGAGCATGTGAGAGCAAGATAAATGAAATACAAGAGAGATGAGGGATTTGGATAAGGTGTAGTAAAACAATTTATGTAGTTACTTAAGTGGCGGaattagaaaaattatagaaTCCGAGTAAAATTTCACGTatgacataatatataaataaatagtctaataaaaaatctcagttttgccCTAAGATAATCTCTAAATATCTcagttttcaacaaaaaaactcatttttaccTTAAACTAACCCTTAAAAATAACCtctaaaaatatcaattttgccCTAAATTATTCcctaaaaataccaaaaaaaattgtcagaCCCCGGCCAGCTGCCCAGGCTTGTTGGGCCTTGGCTCAGCCCATTTATGCAGTTAAGTATTTGATGATTGTCTGATGAAGCAGTCATGATTTAAGTggagtattttttaaattactaaataaaaattgaatatatttttttagggaATTGGAACTTACGGCCATAAACTGCATAGAATCCATTTCTAAGGGATGAACTATTGATTGGAAAAATAGGATAGGGAGGGGAAGAGAGAGGGAGGGAGAGAGACCGAAGAAAGAGAGAACATCAAGAGGGGGAGAGATAAAGAGAGACAGAAGAAagaattttagaaaataataaaagggtatttgaatattttagatagagaaaaaagaatatgcaccgttagtgtaaataattttacactgtcaactaATATTAACCATGTTTTTCGTCACATCACCCCACTAAAttccactttcttaatatgatatGGAAGAATGCTTCATTCttattgattgacagtgtaaaattaatttacactgacgATGCGTAATCTTTAAACTATGTTAGATAACATatatttaagataaaattttttttctctttcaatgcGAAATTGgatcatctattttttttttctcttgacTAGACAACTGAACTAATTATGAAGCTACGCCATCGAGCAAAATTTTGCTCCTTAGTTTCCAAACTCAATTAGTTCTGTTGGCGCAGCTGAAGCTTTTCTCTTTGATCACTTTGGCCTGCACAGGCCTCACAAACCAGCAGTCAAGCAAGGAATCTCGCGCGCGCTGCACTGTCACTCTGGCCTTGCCTATGAGCACACTTTCTGCAGGATCTGCTTTTCCTTGTTGCTGCAACAATGGTGAATAGTTTTGGAAGAAAGAAACACACGATTTACAGaggagaaggaagaagaagattagAGAAAATAGGAGTCAGTTTTATTCATCCTCAATGGGGAAAGAAAAGTTGattacaatcactaatcatgAGCCTTATTTATACTAACACTAGATCATCACATTTTGATGATTCTCCTAGGCTCTAACCAATTTAACAACTCCCTAACTGACTCTAAAACAATTCAACAACCTAGGTGAAACAAACACTAACTGAATCTAACAAACTctattaacaaactaactaacttgcaTCTCAAGTAATTAGTTATTCCTTCACTTTTGGCCAGCTTGCACACCAAGTCAGCTCACACAACATGGATTAATCATCTAAGGCCTTCTTAGATTTAACACACCCCCTTAATTCATGTTGTCCACTGTCTCAATTCCCATTTcacttctcaatttttcaaataccTGTGTTGTTACAGCCTTGGTTAACAAGTCTGCAACTTGCTCATCACTTCTGCAGTGCATTAGGGCCAAGTTACCATTGCTTACCTGCTCTCTTAAGTAATGGAACCTTAGCTCTATatgcttgcttcttccatgagcAATAGGGTTCTTTGCAAGATTGATAGCAGACACATTATcaatcttcaaagtaacagTTTCACACTTGTCTTGACTGATCTCTTCAATTAGGT
It contains:
- the LOC123906266 gene encoding zinc finger protein CONSTANS-LIKE 5 isoform X2 → MGLKSFRTSNWSVPPKLCDSCKITSAALFCRSDSAFLCINCDSRIHSANKLSSRHERVWMCEVCEQAPASVTCKADAAALCVTCDSDIHSANPLARRHERVPVEPFYDSAESVVKSSTAAAAAAASFNFVVPTDDGYGQDDVETAAAWLIPNPNFGSKLAETPDIKTREMFFSDMDPFLDFDYSNNFQNNNCSNGLNDSVVPVQTKPIPVPIMNHNSEGCFDIDFCRSKLSSFNYPSHSISHSVSSSSLDVGVVPDGNTVSELSYTFGGGSESSGIVSGGVNSNQGVQGATQLCGMDREARVLRYREKRKNRKFEKTIRYASRKAYAETRPRIKGRFAKRTEIDSDVDRFYNPTDPLTVPGSLLMDSQYGVVPTF
- the LOC123906266 gene encoding zinc finger protein CONSTANS-LIKE 5 isoform X1, whose protein sequence is MGLKSFRTSNWSVPPKLCDSCKITSAALFCRSDSAFLCINCDSRIHSANKLSSRHERVWMCEVCEQAPASVTCKADAAALCVTCDSDIHSANPLARRHERVPVEPFYDSAESVVKSSTAAAAAAASFNFVVPTDDGYGQDDVETAAAWLIPNPNFGSKLAETPDIKTREMFFSDMDPFLDFDYSNNFQNNNCSNGLNDSVVPVQTKPIPVPIMNHNSEGCFDIDFCRSKLSSFNYPSHSISHSQVSSSSLDVGVVPDGNTVSELSYTFGGGSESSGIVSGGVNSNQGVQGATQLCGMDREARVLRYREKRKNRKFEKTIRYASRKAYAETRPRIKGRFAKRTEIDSDVDRFYNPTDPLTVPGSLLMDSQYGVVPTF